GAATTTTCCCATAAGTCCTCTAGAGAATAACGCAAAGCTTCCTGTCTGTGCGGACCTGACTGCAGCAGTCTCCTCTGTGGTTTCAAAATGTTGTTAATGAGCTACCAGGAAGTACCTTTATAATCCAGTACCTGCTTCAtcgtggagggtgtgtgtgtgtggggggaggggggtggtgggcaagggccggggtgtgtgtgtgtgtgtgtgtgtgtgtgtatctgtgtggaggggggctGTCGGAAAGCCAAGCACCTAAGCACACACCCAGAGGCAGGTAGCTAaccgcactctctctcccaacacacacagccccaaagAAATCTGGAAGTTCAATAGTTAATGTCTTTCCTTgctgtttttccttttcctctctctctctcttttttctctcgccctccctccctccctccctccctccctccctctctccctccgctccctttctctctatctcctttcccctctccactcccccgctcccccccctctctctttccttcactcagcgctccccctctctctctcttgctgatggactcttctttttattttcacactCCACCATcccccttttcttcttttcctttctcctctccctctttccttcagctctccctccccctgctctcctctctctccctctctccctctctttctcactgcatTCTCTCGTTCAGCCTcccttccctctatctctttcagtccccacccccctctcaagcactctccctccctattctgtctttctttctctcttttctttctttgaccTCATCTTTTCTTatgctcttgctctccctcccccagtctctcccttctccttcttcctccttttctgctgcattctcttcttctcacctccccccacctccctccttcctccccctcctgttccttctcttttctatttctctcattcagcccgctctctctctctctctctctccacctcagtctcactcctctccctccctccttccctctccctccctcttcctctcattctctctctcccccacgtctgtctcactccctccctctctttccaaactgcttttctctcctttctctccccttttctttcctttgtcACTCATTTTCTCCACAGCATTTCAGACCGAGCCCAGTGTCTTGCAGCTTCATTAATTGAAATAGTGGCATAAACAGATCTGCACTGGCAGAAGGGAAATTTGAGCAGATCTagacattgagtgtgtgtgtgtgtgtgactgactgacagttTGCTTCGGACAGACACACCTCCACCCTATGTACCTGTGTATTCAGACatgagactctgtgtgtgtgtgtgtgtgtgtgtgtgtgagagagagggagagggaggaagagagagagggaggaagagagagagagagagagagagagagagagagagagagagagagagagagagagagagagagagagagagacagggaataTGTTTGTATTCTTCAGGCTtaactatttgtgtgtgtgtgtgtgtactatttgttggtgtttgtgtatattttaaAGTATATGTACAAATAAGAGAAGACTTagcttgtgtttgcatgtgtgccttTGGAGAGAAATATGTTTGTTGAAGGGTCATgctcaattgtgtgtgtgtgtgtgtgcgagtgtgtgcgtgagaaagagagataatagtgagtgttgtctgtgtgtgcgtctgagtgagtgagtgagtgagtgagtgagggagagagagagaaaaggaaagaaagagaaagagagatgagggagtgcgagggagggagggaggcagcaaggggagggagagggaaagagaaagaaagaaatggggtgatactgtgtgtgtgtgtgtgtgtgtgtgtgtgtgaggaggaggggaggagaggagagaggagaggagagggggagcaggcACAGTCAGTTCTGATAACAGCAACAGTAGGAGGAGGATGAGCCGTGGCAccgcccctctctcccacagataTAAATAGGAGCCGGATTTTTTTGCTCTGCTCATTTCACTTGAAGGATGAGATCCCTGAAACACCTCAAACATCACACCAGGAACAATGTGGTGAGTGCCTCTCCCGCCTCTAACCCGTGCAGGCGTGTGCGTGCGGCTCAGGTGAAGGTGTTGAAGGTGCGTTTGTGTTGGTTTGctttttcaaaggtttttgcGCCAGTCTTTCTGTGTTGTCTTACTAGGGGAAAATGAGATTACTTTCTTCCTTCCACAGAGTGCTGCAGCAAGAACATCATTACTGATAAGAGTTGCCTAACTCTCTgccttatctctctttctctttctttctccctccctctttctttctttctttctctctctctctctctctccctctctctctcgctgtatctctctctctgtcttcctgtcattttctttctgttctgttcctttCTACCCAGACTTTCtaccttctttctcctctctttggcTCTCTATCTtcctatctccccctctccccctgtctgtctctgtctgtctctctcttcctttgacTATCTACCcatctgccaccccccccccacacacacccccaccccccagccacCCCCTTCattccctatctctttctcttcctctatctgtcttcctctatctgtctatctgctcTCTACCTTTGGTCGACTTTTTGCCTGCTCTCTTATATATGTTCTCTTAAACTATCTTTTACATTCATGTAACCTTCTTTACAGGCACTATTCTGCAgtactgtttctctctctctctctctctctctctctctctctttcagtctctcttcctccccctccctgcccctctcccctccctccccctctccccctccctccctcctctctttcatttgtctttctgtctctcatttcgTCTGCCTTTCATTTTGTcgtgttttttctctcctccctctctctctctctcactcacccttttttcttttctccctcactcccctcccctctctctcttcctttctctctctttcactcactcactcactcactcactcactcagtctgcttgtctctcaccccccactgcccctccctctccttttcctttctctctctctctctctctctctctctctccttctctccttctctcacatgctcactcaatctccccctcccttctccctctctctttctctctctgttccctctgtcttatttctctcactcactcactccctcactcattctcacacacagacacatacactgatacaacacacacacacacacacacacaggcagtactaatacacacatacagcagtacaaaaacacaattacacacacatttacactctcacacacaaacacacacttcctcacacacactcacatacaaacagtctgtctctttttctctctgtctgtctacttTAAAAGCAGTAATTATAAATGACGTGGTTATCAGGGCATCCAggttctccttctctttctcttcctctctccccctctctgccttctgtttttgcctctccctttcctctctctctctctctctctctccctctctccttttatcccccctttccccctccctgtttctctctctcacacacacacacacacacacacacacacacacacacacacacacacacacacacacacacacacacacacacacacacacacacacacacacacacacacactaccccctccctctcttttgctctatctcccactcactctctccccctccttctcttgctttctgtctttctcctctctctcactctctccccctctctccctctctctgtttcatatCTATCAGTCTtcatgtcttcttttttttccccttccaaCTGAGAGTGGAGAAGGCTCTGAAGGAAATGTCCTAACCCAACCATTGTTATTCTGATGCAAAGGCTTAGGGTTCTTCCCACAATCCTTTGCGAAGACAAGGTGTGTTCGAAAGGGACCTGAAATTTAAGGGTCTCCAACTGGCCGCTCATTACACCAGTGAAGGTGCTTTTGTCAGCCCTTGAAATTGattctccttttttttgtggtgtTGGTTGGATTTCTGAGAAGCATCACAGCAGTTGAGGCTGGCAGATAAGCTAACCTGAAAACCTTGATGTAATGAGCAGGGGTTGGACTCATGTTGGTGGCTTGgcgtgaactctgacctctgtgaGCAAAAACAAGGgttgtttacgtgtgtgtgtgtgtgtgtgtgtgtgtgtgtgtgtgtgtgtgtgtgtgtgtgtgtgtgtgtgtgtgtgtgtgtgtgtgtggccttgctTTTTCTGGATCCTTGTAAGTTTCGTCCGGTTAGTGCAGAGACCAGAGTGATCCACTATTGGCTGGAGCACACAGGAAGTGCTGCGGACAGTCTGCGGATGTGAACTTCCTGGTTGGACCCAGCTCTCCTTTGTGCTCCCTATTATTGTAGAGAGTGCAAAGGAAGGAAGCAAGGCTCTCGCGAGCTCGCACAGATCTACCCTTATCTCCCCCATCTCATGCGCTCACTGCTGGATCCAGAGGACGAGGCGAAGCAAGGCGTAGTCAGAATgcagctctccctctcactgtctctcgctctctttctctgcttctctctgtctctctctgtctctctcagtggcTAATGTTCTTGACTTGTAAGGAGAAGGAAACAACACATCAtcacgcatgcgtgtgtgtgtgtgtgtgtgtatttagtgtgtgttctcttgacATTGCAACAAGGGAGATTGATGTTACATAGCATCACATGCTTCGCCTgggcaggaaaaaaaacaccaccttttccatttcttctttgttttcttttgctgCTTGACCTTCATCACACCCAGCGAAATGTGCATCAGATGCCAGCATTGGAGCCACCTTAGAGATGGGGTTGTGAGACTGGGACTGTGTGGAGTTGAGTTGACTTAGTCACTGACtgagtgcttttgtgtgtttcagcaggcggaacagcagcagcagcagcagcagcaggaagaggagcaggagcaggagcaggagcgggagaGACCTTCAGTCTGCAGCCCGTCTGAAGTGATGGAGTCGGGGCCTGAGCAGGTCCAGCAGCCCCCTAAGGCCCAGCCGGTGGACGTGGGCACCCAGACGGACCCGGTGGTGGTGCTGTCGCTAGCCCAAGCCGCCGTGCTGGGCCTAATCTCCCAAAACGAGATCTTCGGCGCCACCATCGCCCCCAACGGCTTCTACACCGGCGAGCTTCGCGAGCATGttttgctctcttctcctccgccACCGCcgcaccaccaacaccacccacaccaacaacaccaccaccatcatcaccaccacctgtccctgcccccacccccgtcCGAGGCCCTGGAGTACGAGTACGCTGCCGAGAGCACCCTGATCGGCGCCAATGGGGACTACCTGGCCCTTCCGCCGGGTGGATCTGAGGAGAGAGGCCCGCGGAGACGCCCGGGACCACGGGGCAGGATGCGCCGACCCCGCGGTGACAGCGAGGTCGAGGGGGCCGGGGGTGACCCTGAGGACCAGGAGCCGGCCAACAAGATCCAGATCCGCCACGCCCACACCCCAATCAGCGTGAAGGGAGAGGGGCCCGAGCACATGGCACTGCCAGCTTGCGCGGGAGGGAGCCCAGGCAGAGGCGATCAGCCCATGGACCTGGCGCCCCAGAGAAGGCCCCTGAAGGAGGAGTCGTGCCGCAGGGACTGCTCTGActgtgtgagggggggaggaggcagcagcagcagcagcagcagtggtggtggtggtgctgctggtggtggaggcAGGAGGGAGATGGAACCGCGGTCCAATCCGGGACGCCCTGCCGAGCCTGGCAGAGGGGCACGTGAGCGCCAGGAGGGGGCACGCGTGGGTAAGGTTGAGGAGATGGACGAGGGCACCGAGGAGGATCAGGAGGACATAGAGGATGAGCGCAGGCCCAGATCGCTCCTGAAGAGCCCGGGACAGGAGAACGAAGACGAGGAGGCCGCAGTCGCCGGCAAGGTcgaagaggatgaggagcaggagcagagccACGCGCTGCGGCGCTATTATGAGTCCAGCGTGGTGGGCTACGAGGCGGCCGAGATGGGCCTGCAGGGGGACTACGAGGAGGGGGGGCCTGGGGGTGCGTCGGCGCAGGCTGCCGCCATGCTGTGGGCGGACCATCCGGACGGCGAGGCCTCCCTGGGCCGGCGTATGCAGATCGACCGATTGGACATCAATGTGCAGATCGACGAGTCTTACTGCGTGGACGTGGGCGAGGGCCTGAAGCGCTGGAAATGCCGCCTGTGCGAGAAGTCGTACACGTCCAAGTACAACCTGGTGACGCACATCCTGGGCCACAACGGCATCAAGCCGCACGAGTGCCTGCACTGCGGCAAGCTCTTTAAGCAGCCCAGCCACCTGCAGACTCACCTGCTGACGCACCAGGGCACGCGGCCGCACAAGTGCACCGTCTGCAAGAAGGCCTTCACGCAGACCAGCCACCTGAAGCGCCACAtgctgcagcacagcgacgTCAAGCCCTACAGCTGCCGCTTCTGCTCGCGCGGTTTCGCCTACCCCAGCGAGCTGCGGACGCACGAGGCCAAGCACGAGAACGGCCACTGCCACGTGTGCACGCAGTGCGGCCTGGAGTTCCCCACGCACGCTCACCTGAAGCGGCACCAGGCCAGCCACCAGGGGCCCGCCACCTTCCAGTGCCCCGAGTGCCACAAGTCGTTTGCCTACCGCAGCCAGCTGCAGAACCACCTGATGAAACACCAGAACGTGCGACCGTACGTCTGCTCCGAGTGCGGCATGGAGTTCGTCCAGATCCACCACCTGCGCCAGCACGCGCTCACGCACAAGGTACTCGCACAGCAGGCCGCCGCCgtcgccgccgccaccgccgccgccgccgagcACAAGGTACTGAAACCCCTCTTCCCGCACGGCCTCACCCCCCTGCCTCCCAgcacccccctcaccctccaAAAACCTCCCACGACCTCCACCATCACCTCCTCATGTTtgtgaaatgacacatttttttttttgccccatgtcaatatatatttttaaagctCCTGAATGCTAAAAGCCTTCATGATCTCTCCCACGAGttttcaccccctcccctccctccgtAGACTCTCCAGCCGCGGCAGGACTGTGCTGCTGCGTGACCTCGTCTCTCGAGAGCGTAGTGGTGATTAGCCTCATGATAGGGCGCCCGTTGCGGCACTCCGCGGGTGAGCGAGCACTCTAATGAGAGCGCCGTGCCTCTCACTCACAGAACAGGTTCCAgagcaaacacatgcaaacacacacacacacacacacacacacacacacacacacacacacacacacacacgtatacacatagCCAGACGTATACAAACGTCCTTAATaacaaacatagaaacacattctcaaacagccatacaaacacagaaacacgtacacatgaacacacacatacatatacctacacacaaagacgcacacacacacacacaggcctcagctCCAGCCTGGCTCCTGCCTGACCTGACTCCTCCCACCTGCCCTGGAGCCATCCTATCATCTTTCCACCTAAGGGAGTGGCCCCCTTCCTGCATGtgcttttttgtctttcttttttgtctttctttttctttttctttcattttttttttttgtgcggtGAAGTGTCATTCCATAACCAATACCACTGCACCTTCCCCTCCCTGCTCTCAACTCCCTGAGTGGCTGAGGCCATGGTGATTCATCCCGCCGCTCTCTCTTATGACTTCAGACTcggtaaataaagtgtgtcGCAGGTTAACTGcataataaataacaacattggCACTCATCTTCAGGGTATAGATGAGCCCACTTTGTCACTGGTTACAGCATAGTGATAGccgactctctctttctctctgtgtgtgtgtgtgtgtgtgcgtgcgcgcgcgcatgtcgctttttgtgtgtctgtgtgtgtgtgcgcgtgccgctgttggggtgtgtgtgtgtgtgtgtgagcattacCAGCCTGCTCTTGAGTATATTGTGAGGAACAGATTGTGCTGATGAGGGGTTAGCCACAGGGGGCTGTCAGTGTGTACAATTAGCATCATAAATGTCTTCCTTTTTCCAAGTGGTTAATTGCACTGGAATTGGAAACTGGGATTAAGATAGATGGTAGCGGGGTATTGTATGTTTTGAAATAGCCCTTAAAAGTTATATTTATTAACATGTAGAGAGATGGACGAATGGATAGGTaaatatttacttttttttccctttgtatGGAATCAAATGTACCAAAGAGGAGATTGTAGGAGTCAGGTATATTAATATTagtaaatattaataatatttcaaATGCAGCAAAAACTGATCCCACTTGAATCCCACCTGCTGACTTGGTTAGTCTGATcattcagctgtgtgtttgtgtgttggtgtgtgttggtgtgtgtcggtgtgtgtgtgtgtgtgtgtgtgtgtgtgtgtgtgtgtgtgtgtgtgtgactccccaCTTCCCTTAGCTAGAGATGTGGCTCCCTCCATTGCAAAGTTCAGAGGAGCCGCATGGTGGAGCTGCAGCGTTCTaactgtttgagtgtgtgagagtgtgtgtgtgtgtgtaagacccATCCCTGCAGCACTCCGATAACTTACAGTGTACTCTTTTTtgcaaaagtgtgtttgtgtgtgtgcaattctCTGTTTGCTTGTCCTTGTTCTATAGATTGCGGTGTCTATGGCAACCAACCCTGtttccttcctttttcttttcctcctctccatttcatttcattccactAGTGGCTTATTTGGCCCTCTGGCTACTACAGCCTGCACATGATTGTGGGAGAATATGTAGACATAAAATGATAAGCTGGGAAGAAATAGTCACAACATTTTTTTAGTAATAATTTAATAACAATGTGGGTctattggggaaaaaaaaattaaaacatgctCCTAACCTctgtgtcttttgtcttttgtgcttgtgtgtgtgtgttacgcgtGCAGGGCATGAAAGAGTTtaagtgtgaggtgtgtgcgaGGGAGTTCACCCTCTCGGCCAACCTGAAGCGCCACATGCTCATCCACACCAGCGTGAGGCCCTTCCAGTGCCACGTCTGCTTCAAGACCTTCGTACAGAAGCAGACCCTCAAGACTCACATGATCGTGCACCTGCCCGTCAAGCCTTTCAAGTGCAAGGTAGTCCAAGTCCAGGCAGCCTCTGTCAGCCATCTTGTttctttctcccattctctctttgttttcactGTAACTGTAACATCCCAATCCTATCCAAGAGAAAGGTAGCTGGTTGCGTCtgtcctttctccctcttacCTGTTAGCATGTGATGAGGCTCATtccatcactctcactctctctctctctctctctctctgctgaatcAGTCCATCCTTTTCTCCATCCACTCTGCTTTTAACCCTTTTGAGGTTACAATAGTAATGGAAAACTTCCTTTCACTTTCTTCCTCACACACCTTCTCGTCTGACACCCATGCCTCTGAGTCTTAGTACAGgtgtgaaaatctgtgtgtgtgtgtgtgtctaaccgtgttcttgtatttgtttgttcGCAGGTGTGCGGCAAGTCTTTCAACCGAATGTACAACCTCCTGGGACACATGCACCTTCACGCCGGCAGCAAGCCCTTCAAGTGTCCTTACTGCTCCAGCAAATTCAACCTGAAGGGCAACCTGAGTCGCCACATGAAAGTCAAGCATGGAATCCTGGACGGCTCGCCCGATGGACAAGGTGAGCGCGAAGAGCCACAGCAGGGGAGGGTAGTAGCCAGCGCTAGCCTGGTGCTCGCCTCCAGCGCTGTTGACTGATGTTTGTTTTAAGACACCCAGATATTTCAGCCAGCGGCTCTTAGCCGCATCCACTCTTAAGGTTTCTGTTGCAGCTCTGCATCAGTACCAGACCATTTCcgggtttttttgggggggccgGATGATTTTGTTAAATACTTGAGCAGTGGGAGGACTAGGTATGTCTCAGTGATGTGTGGGCACACGTCAGCACCTGAATGGAAATGTGCTGTTGTGTGGGCACGAGTCTGAAGTAACCGCTTTTCTCTAGTCCTATTGGACTGGCATAAAAGATCATAAGAGATCTTAAGAGATCTTTCCAGCCAGCGCACTATGACCTCTAACAGGTTCCATTAGATCAGCTCATCTCATGATTTGACATCATAATaagatgtgtgtatatatatatatatatatatatatatatatatatatatatatatatatatatatatatattatacagaCATTAATATATGTATAGATTTAgtttatatagtatatacagAGAACATTTTATAGTGGGTTGTATTTTGAGGTTGTTGTTAATTGCATGTGTGTCAATATAAGTGATTTTTGATTCCTAACACAATACGTCTTACACCTGTTGCTGGTAAATTCATGGAAACTTGGCGTTATGGcatgtgtatatacacattacacacttaaATTGGCGCCTTTGACAAGTGTGCTTAGATTGTACTTGGCCTCACTGTATGATTGTGCTTGCCAAATGAGTGAATGTTATGAGCATTGACACTCCCTTTGATATGGCACTCCACTTGGAGAGATGCCATGCCAGGCCACAGGCCAATTGACTGTTCTGGTTGAGTAGGGTACTAATAGCACAAAGGTCATGAGTGTGATTGCCAAGGAGCACACATGCTGATAACATAGATATCCTACCTATACTGCCAGTCACTTGCCTCTGCCAAATGAATGACCGTAAATGGTAACGTTCTGTATGTTTTTCTTCAGAACCTCTGCCTGAGATGGAAAGTCAGGAGGACTACGATGAGGAGGCCTTTGAGTTCAGCGAGCGGGAGAACCTGGCCAGCAACAACGCACAAGACCTCAGCAAGCTGGCCGAGATGGCCTACTACAGCTATGGCAAGGCTGCTGCGCGCTACTCCATGCCCTGAGCCACACACCCTCGTCTCCTTCAAAGAGTATGATCTAGGTCAATTTGAgggaaatgtttgtttgtttgtttgttaatgggACCGTCTTGGTCCCTTGCACTGGAGGACAGAAAAACCTGTGAAATTTtagtttgggttttttttcttctttttttttctggattgCCAACGATTTGTCATATCACCTTTCATATGTCATTATTAAGCCTCCCATCTGGAAGGACTGTTATGTGTAAAAACGTTTGAaatccgccccccccccccccccccaagagtCATGTTGAAGTCCTCGGCAAAAGCAGTTTAATTGCAGAGTATTCCTGAGGCTAATGCAGACTATGTGTAGTGAAACATGTACAGCCATCCTGAGGCACTTAACAGACGGACAATCCACGGCTCTATCCAAGAGAGGTCTATTGGGAAGCCAGTCAAGTCCTCCCATCCATGGGCATTtggttctgttttgttttttatttaatttttttttccatattaaAGCACATTATTAAATGAGTCAGTGGCACCCCTTCATGTCCTCTGCAGTGTTCAGCACAGTGAGTTGCTTGGACATACCAAAGCTGACTAAACGAAAATGGTCtcttatgttttgtttttactaTTTTTACCCCCACTTTTgctttaaagttttttttccttcttttaatTTTTTCCCACTCAATCTCTGTCTGACACACTGTGATTATCgttaaaaatgacattttctgCAGCTATTCCGTAAACCTTTTGAGGAAACAAAAAGCATGTATTTTTTGGATATGTAAACTCGGTGAACTGTATGTTTCTGCTTTCGGTGTGTTTTATGAGTGACTTCTTCCAGTGCCTGGCTCGCTCTCTCTGGGTGCTAGCCCAGAGTCCTGCTTTGTTTGTGTCGCATCACCCCCATGGCCTTGTGAAACCACTGTGCAGTTCCTCCCACTATCACCATTTAACGGAACAGAGAGGAGCCAGTCCTCCTGGAAACTGTCCAAGTTGGAAAATTACGAATTACGATTCTAGAATAATTGGAATGGCCGGCCAAATGGTGGGAACAGTTTAATCATGCTTTCATTTCCttggagtattttttttttttcattcatttcatctaCAGCatattattttttctttctaacAAAACTTCGGTATCATTGCGACTGTTTTGAATTCcattgaaggttttttttttttgtatacgATGTTTAAATCTGAATGTGTTCCATATTTTCCACCTCTTTTCCACCTCTCCCTGGACTTATCCACCAGTAGACCAAAGAGTCTGACCGCTATTTCTCCATGTTACCAATCCCATCtgcctgagaaagaaaagaggggagagagaggcctccTATATTATTAACACTCCTGGTTGCCTGCCTGTCCTTTCCAGATTTTTGAGCTTAGCTCTTCTGTAGCCGACTGTCAGCCAGGCTTCtaatatttcatttttaatgagGTAGAAGATCTTGCAGGCAAATagactgattgactgactgacttgactgactgactgctgccAGCGCCTACCTCTCTCCTGTCTGGCGCGAGCGGCTGCCATTACCTAGCCTCCGCAtccaccaccccacctcctGTCTTTCCATTCTTAACCTTCATGCGACATAAAATCTTAAAATAACAACACACGCCACTTCTAGAAccccccccattttttttctttcttcccctttctTTTACAGAGGATGAACCCCCTGAAAAGAACTGCCCTGAAAACTTTGGACAGAAATATTaactgcccttgtgtgtgcgtACGAGAGTGTGCCATCCATCACGGTGGCACAACGGTGTGAAGTGATGAACGACAGGCTGCAGACATGTGACAGGGCCATAGACCCAACAGAGAATGATTGGGGGAAATGTACAATGTAttcttcagctcctccaccctctctgcTTAAGCTTTATGCTCAACATCGGCTGCCAGTGAGGCATCCATGCAAAGAATTGAGAAAATAATGTGGATTAtagtacaaaaagaaaaaaaaaagccaaacgTGAATTTCATTTCCATTGCAGCTAtagttttatattttgtttagATATGgaaaagcttttctttttttgcacatTGATGTGAATATGCTGTTGATAGAATTCTATGTTAAATGTTGTGTTTCAAACAATATtgtaaattaatacatttatttacctTAAGAAAAAAATCTGGTGTCCAAGTGTTGATtgatgagacagagatggaaataGATCCAAACTTCTAAGAAGATTTATTAGACAGGTTTTTGAAAAGGCCCATAAAATGGATCATGGTAA
Above is a genomic segment from Clupea harengus chromosome 3, Ch_v2.0.2, whole genome shotgun sequence containing:
- the znf710a gene encoding zinc finger protein 710a isoform X2 — its product is MRSLKHLKHHTRNNVVSASPASNPCRRVRAAQVKVLKAEQQQQQQQQEEEQEQEQERERPSVCSPSEVMESGPEQVQQPPKAQPVDVGTQTDPVVVLSLAQAAVLGLISQNEIFGATIAPNGFYTGELREHVLLSSPPPPPHHQHHPHQQHHHHHHHHLSLPPPPSEALEYEYAAESTLIGANGDYLALPPGGSEERGPRRRPGPRGRMRRPRGDSEVEGAGGDPEDQEPANKIQIRHAHTPISVKGEGPEHMALPACAGGSPGRGDQPMDLAPQRRPLKEESCRRDCSDCVRGGGGSSSSSSSGGGGAAGGGGRREMEPRSNPGRPAEPGRGARERQEGARVGKVEEMDEGTEEDQEDIEDERRPRSLLKSPGQENEDEEAAVAGKVEEDEEQEQSHALRRYYESSVVGYEAAEMGLQGDYEEGGPGGASAQAAAMLWADHPDGEASLGRRMQIDRLDINVQIDESYCVDVGEGLKRWKCRLCEKSYTSKYNLVTHILGHNGIKPHECLHCGKLFKQPSHLQTHLLTHQGTRPHKCTVCKKAFTQTSHLKRHMLQHSDVKPYSCRFCSRGFAYPSELRTHEAKHENGHCHVCTQCGLEFPTHAHLKRHQASHQGPATFQCPECHKSFAYRSQLQNHLMKHQNVRPYVCSECGMEFVQIHHLRQHALTHKVLAQQAAAVAAATAAAAEHKGMKEFKCEVCAREFTLSANLKRHMLIHTSVRPFQCHVCFKTFVQKQTLKTHMIVHLPVKPFKCKVCGKSFNRMYNLLGHMHLHAGSKPFKCPYCSSKFNLKGNLSRHMKVKHGILDGSPDGQEPLPEMESQEDYDEEAFEFSERENLASNNAQDLSKLAEMAYYSYGKAAARYSMP